From the Helicoverpa armigera isolate CAAS_96S chromosome 27, ASM3070526v1, whole genome shotgun sequence genome, one window contains:
- the LOC110369618 gene encoding aldo-keto reductase AKR2E4 isoform X3, whose amino-acid sequence MARVNIPTFKLNDGRDIPVLGYGTWLGMDEDFEFSAAGMPKMNEALSYAIDIGYRHIDTAHLYRMEPEVGKIVNKKIQDGVVKREELFITTKVWHHYHREADVEVSVRDSLRRLNLDYVDLVLMHWPMSISQEGVDEKIDYLETWRGFEIVLQKGLAKSIGVSNFNLDQMKRLLANCKVPPAVNQVEINLNLGQKDLVDFCSTHKVLTVAYSPFGTMVPSRSAPNSPEPKLNNPTMVAIAKKYGKTVTQVTLRYLYQRGIVSIPKTVTHSRVLENGSIFDFNLDKAEMDTLAKFDVGFRTLRPIFWQDYENYPFDKVPGKMEIPESLRKWKNGINLDIE is encoded by the exons ATGGCGCGC gtaaacATTCCTACATTCAAGCTAAACGATGGTCGAGACATCCCAGTACTGGGCTACGGAACCTGGTTGGGCATGGACGAAGAT TTCGAATTCAGCGCAGCAGGCATGCCAAAGATGAACGAAGCTCTGTCGTACGCCATAGACATTGGTTACCGACACATAGACACAGCCCACCTCTATAGAATGGAGCCGGAGGTCGGGAAGATTGTCAACAagaaaatccaagatggcgtcGTGAAGAGAGAGGAGCTTTTTATTACTACTAAG GTCTGGCACCACTACCACCGCGAGGCTGACGTAGAGGTGTCAGTGCGTGACTCCCTGAGGAGACTCAACCTGGACTATGTAGACCTGGTGCTTATGCACTGGCCTATGTCTATCTCG CAAGAAGGAGTAGACGAGAAGATAGACTACCTAGAAACGTGGCGCGGCTTCGAGATTGTCCTACAGAAAGGGCTCGCCAAGTCCATTGGAGTCTCCAACTTTAATCTAGATCAGATGAAGAGGTTGCTAGCCAATTGTAAGGTTCCGCCGGCTGTGAATCAGGTTGAG ATTAACCTAAACCTCGGTCAAAAAGACCTAGTAGACTTCTGCTCGACCCACAAAGTGTTGACAGTCGCCTACTCGCCGTTCGGGACCATGGTGCCCTCCCGAAGTGCTCCGAACAGCCCCGAGCCGAAACTTAACAACCCGACCATGGTGGCAATAGCTAAGAAATACGGGAAAACTGTTACTCAAGTCACTTTGAGATATTTG tACCAACGCGGCATAGTAAGCATTCCAAAAACAGTGACACACTCAAGAGTGTTAGAAAACGGATCTATTTTCGATTTTAACCTGGACAAAGCAGAAATGGATACGTTAGCTAAATTCGACGTTGGTTTTCGTACACTTCGACCAATATTTTGGCAAGATTATGAAAATTATCCATTTGACAAAGTACCTGGCAAAATGGAGATACCAGAGTCTCTGAGGAAATGGAAGAATGGCATTAATTTGGATattgaataa
- the LOC110369618 gene encoding aldo-keto reductase AKR2E4 isoform X2 yields MARVNIPTFKLNDGRDIPVLGYGTWLGMDEDDAAGPSKPFSFEFSAAGMPKMNEALSYAIDIGYRHIDTAHLYRMEPEVGKIVNKKIQDGVVKREELFITTKVWHHYHREADVEVSVRDSLRRLNLDYVDLVLMHWPMSISQEGVDEKIDYLETWRGFEIVLQKGLAKSIGVSNFNLDQMKRLLANCKVPPAVNQVEINLNLGQKDLVDFCSTHKVLTVAYSPFGTMVPSRSAPNSPEPKLNNPTMVAIAKKYGKTVTQVTLRYLYERGIITIPKTVTLSRVLENASIFDFNLDKVDIEKLAEFDNGYRTVRPIFWQDYENYPFDKVPGKMDIPEALRIWKNGMNLDID; encoded by the exons ATGGCGCGC gtaaacATTCCTACATTCAAGCTAAACGATGGTCGAGACATCCCAGTACTGGGCTACGGAACCTGGTTGGGCATGGACGAAGAT GATGCGGCCGGCCCGAGCAAACCATTTTCG TTCGAATTCAGCGCAGCAGGCATGCCAAAGATGAACGAAGCTCTGTCGTACGCCATAGACATTGGTTACCGACACATAGACACAGCCCACCTCTATAGAATGGAGCCGGAGGTCGGGAAGATTGTCAACAagaaaatccaagatggcgtcGTGAAGAGAGAGGAGCTTTTTATTACTACTAAG GTCTGGCACCACTACCACCGCGAGGCTGACGTAGAGGTGTCAGTGCGTGACTCCCTGAGGAGACTCAACCTGGACTATGTAGACCTGGTGCTTATGCACTGGCCTATGTCTATCTCG CAAGAAGGAGTAGACGAGAAGATAGACTACCTAGAAACGTGGCGCGGCTTCGAGATTGTCCTACAGAAAGGGCTCGCCAAGTCCATTGGAGTCTCCAACTTTAATCTAGATCAGATGAAGAGGTTGCTAGCCAATTGTAAGGTTCCGCCGGCTGTGAATCAGGTTGAG ATTAACCTAAACCTCGGTCAAAAAGACCTAGTAGACTTCTGCTCGACCCACAAAGTGTTGACAGTCGCCTACTCGCCGTTCGGGACCATGGTGCCCTCCCGAAGTGCTCCGAACAGCCCCGAGCCGAAACTTAACAACCCGACCATGGTGGCAATAGCTAAGAAATACGGGAAAACTGTTACTCAAGTCACTTTGAGATATTTG TACGAACGAGGAATAATCACAATCCCAAAAACAGTGACACTTTCAAGAGTGTTAGAAAATGCATCCATTTTTGACTTTAACTTAGACAAAGTTGATATTGAAAAACTAGCAGAATTTGATAATGGTTACCGCACAGTCCGACCAATATTTTGGCAAGACTATGAAAATTATCCATTTGACAAAGTACCTGGAAAAATGGATATACCAGAGGCACTTAGAATTTGGAAAAATGGCATGAATTTGGATATTGATTGA
- the LOC110369618 gene encoding aldo-keto reductase AKR2E4 isoform X4 — protein MARVNIPTFKLNDGRDIPVLGYGTWLGMDEDFEFSAAGMPKMNEALSYAIDIGYRHIDTAHLYRMEPEVGKIVNKKIQDGVVKREELFITTKVWHHYHREADVEVSVRDSLRRLNLDYVDLVLMHWPMSISQEGVDEKIDYLETWRGFEIVLQKGLAKSIGVSNFNLDQMKRLLANCKVPPAVNQVEINLNLGQKDLVDFCSTHKVLTVAYSPFGTMVPSRSAPNSPEPKLNNPTMVAIAKKYGKTVTQVTLRYLYERGIITIPKTVTLSRVLENASIFDFNLDKVDIEKLAEFDNGYRTVRPIFWQDYENYPFDKVPGKMDIPEALRIWKNGMNLDID, from the exons ATGGCGCGC gtaaacATTCCTACATTCAAGCTAAACGATGGTCGAGACATCCCAGTACTGGGCTACGGAACCTGGTTGGGCATGGACGAAGAT TTCGAATTCAGCGCAGCAGGCATGCCAAAGATGAACGAAGCTCTGTCGTACGCCATAGACATTGGTTACCGACACATAGACACAGCCCACCTCTATAGAATGGAGCCGGAGGTCGGGAAGATTGTCAACAagaaaatccaagatggcgtcGTGAAGAGAGAGGAGCTTTTTATTACTACTAAG GTCTGGCACCACTACCACCGCGAGGCTGACGTAGAGGTGTCAGTGCGTGACTCCCTGAGGAGACTCAACCTGGACTATGTAGACCTGGTGCTTATGCACTGGCCTATGTCTATCTCG CAAGAAGGAGTAGACGAGAAGATAGACTACCTAGAAACGTGGCGCGGCTTCGAGATTGTCCTACAGAAAGGGCTCGCCAAGTCCATTGGAGTCTCCAACTTTAATCTAGATCAGATGAAGAGGTTGCTAGCCAATTGTAAGGTTCCGCCGGCTGTGAATCAGGTTGAG ATTAACCTAAACCTCGGTCAAAAAGACCTAGTAGACTTCTGCTCGACCCACAAAGTGTTGACAGTCGCCTACTCGCCGTTCGGGACCATGGTGCCCTCCCGAAGTGCTCCGAACAGCCCCGAGCCGAAACTTAACAACCCGACCATGGTGGCAATAGCTAAGAAATACGGGAAAACTGTTACTCAAGTCACTTTGAGATATTTG TACGAACGAGGAATAATCACAATCCCAAAAACAGTGACACTTTCAAGAGTGTTAGAAAATGCATCCATTTTTGACTTTAACTTAGACAAAGTTGATATTGAAAAACTAGCAGAATTTGATAATGGTTACCGCACAGTCCGACCAATATTTTGGCAAGACTATGAAAATTATCCATTTGACAAAGTACCTGGAAAAATGGATATACCAGAGGCACTTAGAATTTGGAAAAATGGCATGAATTTGGATATTGATTGA
- the LOC110369618 gene encoding aldo-keto reductase AKR2E4 isoform X1, translating to MARVNIPTFKLNDGRDIPVLGYGTWLGMDEDDAAGPSKPFSFEFSAAGMPKMNEALSYAIDIGYRHIDTAHLYRMEPEVGKIVNKKIQDGVVKREELFITTKVWHHYHREADVEVSVRDSLRRLNLDYVDLVLMHWPMSISQEGVDEKIDYLETWRGFEIVLQKGLAKSIGVSNFNLDQMKRLLANCKVPPAVNQVEINLNLGQKDLVDFCSTHKVLTVAYSPFGTMVPSRSAPNSPEPKLNNPTMVAIAKKYGKTVTQVTLRYLYQRGIVSIPKTVTHSRVLENGSIFDFNLDKAEMDTLAKFDVGFRTLRPIFWQDYENYPFDKVPGKMEIPESLRKWKNGINLDIE from the exons ATGGCGCGC gtaaacATTCCTACATTCAAGCTAAACGATGGTCGAGACATCCCAGTACTGGGCTACGGAACCTGGTTGGGCATGGACGAAGAT GATGCGGCCGGCCCGAGCAAACCATTTTCG TTCGAATTCAGCGCAGCAGGCATGCCAAAGATGAACGAAGCTCTGTCGTACGCCATAGACATTGGTTACCGACACATAGACACAGCCCACCTCTATAGAATGGAGCCGGAGGTCGGGAAGATTGTCAACAagaaaatccaagatggcgtcGTGAAGAGAGAGGAGCTTTTTATTACTACTAAG GTCTGGCACCACTACCACCGCGAGGCTGACGTAGAGGTGTCAGTGCGTGACTCCCTGAGGAGACTCAACCTGGACTATGTAGACCTGGTGCTTATGCACTGGCCTATGTCTATCTCG CAAGAAGGAGTAGACGAGAAGATAGACTACCTAGAAACGTGGCGCGGCTTCGAGATTGTCCTACAGAAAGGGCTCGCCAAGTCCATTGGAGTCTCCAACTTTAATCTAGATCAGATGAAGAGGTTGCTAGCCAATTGTAAGGTTCCGCCGGCTGTGAATCAGGTTGAG ATTAACCTAAACCTCGGTCAAAAAGACCTAGTAGACTTCTGCTCGACCCACAAAGTGTTGACAGTCGCCTACTCGCCGTTCGGGACCATGGTGCCCTCCCGAAGTGCTCCGAACAGCCCCGAGCCGAAACTTAACAACCCGACCATGGTGGCAATAGCTAAGAAATACGGGAAAACTGTTACTCAAGTCACTTTGAGATATTTG tACCAACGCGGCATAGTAAGCATTCCAAAAACAGTGACACACTCAAGAGTGTTAGAAAACGGATCTATTTTCGATTTTAACCTGGACAAAGCAGAAATGGATACGTTAGCTAAATTCGACGTTGGTTTTCGTACACTTCGACCAATATTTTGGCAAGATTATGAAAATTATCCATTTGACAAAGTACCTGGCAAAATGGAGATACCAGAGTCTCTGAGGAAATGGAAGAATGGCATTAATTTGGATattgaataa